A single genomic interval of Alistipes provencensis harbors:
- a CDS encoding glycerophosphodiester phosphodiesterase: protein MKKNLLLKTFAALLLLLTTTAAAAAEPLLALEKYTVPVGVPGAAVGRFSTEEPVMLAGDPSGLFEIVGNQLKLCKKAVVTASSPILFEIDVTCGDAQKRFTIVKDEFIHNKVIAHRGAWKHYGNHQNSRHALRKAIELGCEGSEFDVWLTKDKYIAINHDYEYDGMIVELSKLSDMRRVVLEKGEVMATLDEYLNIIREQNRTRLVLELKSMPHNKIGLELTDAVVAMVHEMGAQAWVDYISFDYEVLKRVRALDPTAHIAYLGAVVPMDQQKIEGMSGIDYHFSQFDKMPRLYDRARMLGLTINVWTVDDPKIMERLLDMNVDFITTDEPAMLLEMIEKRNKQ, encoded by the coding sequence ATGAAAAAGAACCTTTTGCTGAAAACCTTTGCGGCGCTGCTCCTGCTGCTGACGACGACCGCGGCCGCCGCTGCGGAGCCGCTGCTGGCGCTGGAGAAATACACGGTGCCCGTCGGGGTGCCGGGCGCGGCGGTGGGACGTTTCTCCACGGAGGAACCCGTCATGCTCGCCGGTGATCCCTCGGGACTCTTCGAGATCGTGGGCAACCAGTTGAAACTCTGCAAAAAAGCGGTCGTGACGGCTTCGTCGCCCATCCTGTTCGAGATCGACGTCACATGCGGCGATGCGCAGAAGCGGTTCACCATCGTCAAGGACGAGTTCATCCATAACAAAGTCATCGCTCACCGCGGCGCATGGAAACACTACGGCAACCATCAGAATTCGCGTCATGCACTGCGCAAGGCCATCGAGCTGGGTTGCGAGGGCTCGGAGTTCGATGTCTGGCTCACGAAGGACAAGTACATCGCCATCAACCACGATTACGAGTACGACGGTATGATCGTCGAATTGTCGAAACTCTCCGATATGCGCCGCGTGGTGCTGGAAAAGGGCGAGGTGATGGCGACGCTGGACGAGTATCTGAATATTATCCGCGAACAGAACCGGACGCGGCTGGTGCTCGAGCTGAAATCTATGCCGCACAACAAGATCGGCCTCGAACTGACCGATGCCGTTGTGGCAATGGTGCACGAAATGGGCGCGCAGGCGTGGGTCGACTATATCAGTTTCGACTACGAGGTGCTGAAGCGCGTACGGGCGCTCGATCCCACGGCGCATATCGCCTACTTGGGGGCCGTCGTGCCGATGGACCAGCAGAAAATCGAGGGGATGAGCGGCATCGACTACCATTTTTCGCAGTTCGACAAGATGCCGCGGCTCTACGACCGGGCGCGGATGCTGGGGCTGACGATCAACGTCTGGACGGTCGACGACCCGAAGATCATGGAGCGGCTGCTCGATATGAACGTTGATTTCATCACCACGGACGAGCCCGCAATGCTGCTGGAGATGATCGAAAAGAGAAACAAGCAATAA
- a CDS encoding phosphodiester glycosidase family protein, whose product MCSPDAVPTTTEACKFPPPSTGGDLVDAPYEDPEGLTITERYEGYPKGVYVRSFETTFPENRKVVGYYAVLDFVENPDLLFLPRFSTGKKPTKYFSDFLAEGTDRPFLAVNGGFFVMTAKPRSYCLLISNGWLESRPDPYEWTGPSSSPYQFFPVRGAIGRMADGKFETTWVYCVEDDAMRPYSFPSPLDNDERTATFMPAAPTSKTPGAKLWEPQQAIGAGPMLVMDSLNVAEDSYYREVLHYMGQGINGMGRRPRTALGTTRSRQRLVLLVCNGDKVQGSAGVTLPEMGDLLLRFGCVMAVNLDGGGSSAFVGREGTVLNGISAERTMPTAVICAEKK is encoded by the coding sequence GTGTGTTCGCCGGATGCAGTTCCGACGACGACGGAGGCGTGCAAATTCCCCCCCCCCTCCACGGGCGGCGATCTTGTTGATGCTCCTTATGAGGACCCCGAGGGTCTGACCATTACCGAACGTTACGAAGGTTACCCGAAAGGAGTTTATGTCCGTTCGTTTGAGACGACCTTCCCCGAAAACCGCAAAGTCGTCGGCTACTATGCCGTGCTGGATTTCGTCGAAAATCCCGACCTGCTGTTCCTTCCCCGGTTCTCCACCGGGAAAAAACCTACCAAATATTTCAGTGATTTCTTGGCCGAAGGTACGGATCGACCGTTCCTGGCGGTCAACGGCGGATTCTTCGTCATGACGGCGAAGCCTCGCTCGTATTGCCTGCTGATCAGCAACGGCTGGTTGGAGTCGCGTCCCGATCCTTATGAATGGACCGGGCCTTCGTCGTCGCCTTATCAATTCTTTCCCGTGCGCGGTGCCATCGGCCGTATGGCCGACGGTAAGTTCGAGACGACGTGGGTTTACTGTGTCGAGGACGATGCGATGCGTCCTTATTCATTCCCTTCGCCGTTGGATAACGACGAGCGCACCGCGACTTTCATGCCCGCTGCACCGACCTCGAAAACGCCGGGTGCCAAGCTCTGGGAGCCGCAGCAGGCTATCGGCGCCGGGCCGATGCTCGTCATGGACAGCCTGAACGTGGCGGAAGATTCCTATTACCGGGAAGTGCTCCATTATATGGGACAGGGAATCAACGGCATGGGCCGTCGTCCCCGCACGGCGCTCGGGACGACCCGTTCCCGGCAGCGGCTTGTGCTCCTTGTTTGCAATGGCGATAAGGTGCAGGGGAGTGCGGGGGTTACCCTTCCCGAGATGGGCGACCTGTTGCTGCGGTTCGGCTGCGTGATGGCCGTGAACCTCGACGGCGGCGGCTCCTCGGCCTTTGTGGGGCGTGAAGGCACCGTGCTGAACGGGATATCGGCCGAGCGGACTATGCCTACGGCGGTGATTTGCGCCGAGAAAAAGTGA
- a CDS encoding beta-N-acetylhexosaminidase, with the protein MQRKFAVILCALFCTLAAAAGNPKPFVIPELVGWEGGNGHFTLSSATVVTHDEATASVAERFAAECQELLGFAPQVVPAKRNRQKSGIISLAVTPGKCGTGNAEGYAVSIGRNVKVCANEPQGVIWATKTLLQMAEQSTALPCGSIVDYPAFPMRGFMLDVARKYFDLSYLEDLVRVLAYYKMNTFQIHLNDNGMQELFENDWTKTPSGFRIESKTFPGLASKDGYYTQEAFREFQKEALRQGVTIIPEIDTPAHTLSFSHYKPSLGSDIYGKDHMDLFNPEGYEFLDALWREYLSGDDPVFVGKKVHIGTDEYSNKDSLVVEQFRAFTDRYLRYVESFGKEPMLWGALTHAKGVTPVKSDGILMNCWYNGYADPKEMYALGYDILSVPDGEVYIVPAAGYYHDYLDTKMLYDTWTPANVGNQTFDPADPRLKGGLFALWNDHAGNGISVQDVHHRILDAVAPLSVKMWNGARTSLSYDEFTALRPQISEAPGVDILSLHPEKGVLLSKKEISNGERLPLKQVGWNYRVEFTLTAGQNPGGTVLFKGPYSTFYINNPLDGRLGFSRDGYTYSLGYAPPVGKPVRIAVEGDNKSTRLYVDGELTRTLDIVYPYRVSVTRPAMIMSYVQTLVFPLEEVGNFDGRISDLKVTVR; encoded by the coding sequence ATGCAAAGAAAATTTGCTGTAATCCTCTGTGCGCTGTTCTGCACACTGGCGGCTGCGGCCGGGAATCCCAAACCGTTCGTCATCCCCGAGCTCGTCGGCTGGGAGGGCGGCAACGGCCATTTCACGCTCTCCTCCGCCACCGTCGTCACCCACGACGAGGCCACGGCATCCGTCGCCGAACGTTTCGCCGCCGAATGCCAAGAGCTGCTGGGCTTCGCCCCGCAGGTGGTCCCGGCGAAGCGGAACCGGCAGAAATCCGGCATCATCTCGCTGGCCGTCACCCCGGGCAAATGCGGCACGGGCAACGCCGAGGGCTATGCCGTCTCGATCGGCAGGAACGTCAAAGTCTGCGCCAACGAGCCTCAGGGAGTCATCTGGGCGACGAAGACGCTCCTCCAGATGGCCGAACAGTCGACAGCCCTGCCCTGCGGATCGATCGTCGACTACCCCGCTTTCCCCATGCGCGGCTTCATGCTCGACGTGGCCCGCAAATATTTCGACCTCTCCTACCTCGAAGACCTCGTCAGGGTGCTCGCCTATTACAAGATGAACACGTTCCAGATCCACCTCAACGACAACGGCATGCAGGAGCTCTTCGAAAACGACTGGACCAAGACCCCGTCGGGCTTCCGGATCGAGAGCAAGACCTTCCCCGGACTGGCTTCGAAGGACGGTTATTATACACAGGAGGCTTTCCGCGAATTCCAGAAAGAGGCGCTCCGGCAGGGCGTCACCATCATCCCCGAGATCGACACCCCGGCGCACACCCTCTCCTTCTCGCACTACAAGCCCTCGCTGGGAAGCGACATCTACGGCAAGGACCACATGGACCTCTTCAATCCCGAAGGCTACGAGTTCCTCGACGCCCTCTGGCGCGAATACCTCTCGGGCGACGATCCGGTGTTCGTCGGCAAAAAGGTCCACATCGGCACCGACGAATACAGCAACAAGGATTCGCTGGTGGTCGAGCAGTTCCGCGCATTCACCGACCGCTACCTCCGCTACGTCGAGTCGTTCGGCAAGGAGCCGATGCTCTGGGGCGCGCTGACCCACGCCAAGGGCGTGACCCCGGTCAAGTCGGACGGCATCCTGATGAACTGCTGGTACAACGGCTACGCCGACCCGAAAGAGATGTACGCGCTGGGATACGACATCCTGAGCGTCCCCGACGGCGAAGTCTATATCGTCCCCGCCGCAGGTTACTACCACGACTACCTCGACACCAAAATGCTCTACGATACATGGACCCCGGCCAACGTCGGCAACCAGACGTTCGACCCGGCGGACCCGCGGCTCAAAGGCGGGCTGTTCGCGCTGTGGAACGACCACGCCGGCAACGGCATCAGCGTTCAGGACGTACACCACCGCATTCTGGACGCCGTCGCGCCGCTGTCGGTCAAGATGTGGAACGGAGCGCGGACCTCGCTGAGCTACGACGAATTCACGGCCCTGCGTCCGCAGATCAGCGAAGCACCCGGCGTGGACATCCTCTCGCTGCACCCGGAGAAAGGGGTATTGCTGTCTAAAAAGGAGATTTCGAACGGCGAGCGGCTGCCCCTGAAACAGGTCGGCTGGAACTACCGCGTGGAATTCACGCTGACCGCAGGTCAGAACCCCGGCGGCACGGTGCTATTCAAAGGCCCATACTCGACCTTCTACATCAACAACCCGCTCGACGGCCGGCTCGGGTTCTCCCGCGACGGATACACCTATTCGCTCGGCTACGCCCCGCCCGTCGGCAAACCGGTGCGCATCGCCGTCGAGGGCGACAACAAGTCCACGCGGCTCTACGTCGACGGAGAGCTGACCCGGACGCTCGACATCGTCTACCCCTACCGCGTGTCGGTGACCCGCCCGGCGATGATCATGAGCTATGTACAAACGCTGGTCTTCCCGCTGGAAGAGGTCGGGAATTTCGACGGCCGGATCTCCGACCTGAAGGTTACAGTCCGATAA
- a CDS encoding sugar porter family MFS transporter, with amino-acid sequence MKGIGYILFLSAAAALGGFLFGYDTAVISGTISMVTAQFGLNVTLQGWYVGCALVGSIAGVSFAGMLSDRFGRKISLSLAALFFTVSAAGCAVSADITQLIVYRIIGGVGIGVASIISPMYISEIAVAKHRGRLVSLYQLAITIGFLAAYIVNYALLNYAGQGTPSDSLWSKVFVTEPWRSMLGAETLPALIFLAILFFIPESPRWLVARGRTDCALAIQTRISGSEADARGELGQTIERIEREKGSEWKFLLRPNMLKAVAIGAAIAILGQFMGVNAVLYYGPSIFEQSGLSAGDSLFYQVLVGLVNMLTTVVALVIIDKVGRKKLVYFGVSGMILSLLAISWYFTFGAGMSSIFLLVFFLLYIFFCAISISAVIFVLLSEMYPTKVRGLAMSIAGLSLWVGTYLIGQLTPWLLERLLPQGTFLLFAVMCIPYILIIRFLVPETTGKTLEQIEQYWEEKA; translated from the coding sequence ATGAAAGGCATCGGATACATTCTGTTTCTGTCGGCGGCAGCCGCGCTCGGCGGATTCCTCTTCGGCTACGACACGGCCGTGATCTCGGGGACCATTTCGATGGTCACCGCCCAATTCGGGCTCAACGTAACGCTTCAGGGCTGGTATGTAGGGTGCGCCCTCGTGGGTTCGATCGCGGGCGTGTCATTCGCCGGCATGCTTTCCGACCGCTTCGGCCGGAAAATCTCGCTCTCGCTGGCGGCGCTGTTCTTCACGGTCTCGGCCGCAGGCTGCGCCGTCTCGGCCGACATCACGCAACTGATCGTCTACCGCATCATCGGGGGCGTCGGCATCGGCGTGGCCTCGATCATCTCACCTATGTATATCAGCGAGATCGCCGTCGCCAAACACCGGGGACGCCTCGTGTCGCTCTACCAGTTGGCCATCACCATCGGCTTCCTCGCGGCCTATATCGTCAACTATGCCCTGCTGAACTATGCCGGGCAGGGCACGCCGTCGGACTCGCTCTGGAGCAAGGTCTTCGTCACCGAACCGTGGCGCAGCATGCTGGGCGCCGAGACCCTCCCGGCGCTGATTTTCCTCGCGATCCTCTTCTTCATCCCCGAGAGCCCGCGGTGGCTCGTCGCCCGGGGCCGGACCGACTGCGCCCTCGCCATCCAGACGCGCATCAGCGGCAGCGAGGCGGACGCCCGCGGCGAACTGGGGCAGACCATCGAGCGGATCGAACGCGAAAAGGGTTCGGAATGGAAATTCCTCTTGCGCCCGAACATGCTGAAAGCCGTGGCCATCGGCGCCGCCATCGCCATTCTGGGACAGTTCATGGGGGTCAACGCCGTACTCTACTACGGGCCCTCGATCTTCGAGCAGAGCGGCCTCTCGGCCGGTGATTCGCTCTTTTATCAGGTGCTCGTCGGACTGGTGAACATGCTCACCACGGTGGTGGCGCTCGTCATCATCGACAAGGTCGGCCGCAAAAAACTCGTCTACTTCGGCGTCAGCGGCATGATCCTCTCCCTGCTGGCCATCAGTTGGTACTTCACCTTCGGTGCGGGGATGTCGAGCATCTTCCTGCTGGTCTTCTTCCTGCTCTACATCTTCTTCTGCGCCATCTCCATCAGCGCCGTGATTTTCGTACTGCTCTCCGAAATGTACCCCACCAAGGTGCGCGGTCTGGCCATGTCCATCGCGGGGCTTTCGCTCTGGGTCGGGACCTACCTCATCGGCCAGCTCACCCCTTGGCTGCTGGAGCGCCTGCTGCCGCAGGGCACATTCCTGCTCTTCGCCGTCATGTGCATCCCCTACATCCTCATCATCCGCTTCCTCGTCCCCGAAACCACGGGCAAAACCCTCGAACAGATCGAACAATACTGGGAGGAGAAAGCCTGA
- a CDS encoding ROK family transcriptional regulator, protein MKQSFLKLATEGNKNAILKQHIIRHFIFEGDSSIADLSKAVNLSVPTVTKLLGELIEEEFVHNFGEQQTAGGRKPNIYGLNPYTGLIIGADIKKDSVIMGAMNFKGNLIHREVVDFNLEGPQALDELCNVILGFIKRHKIDPTKILAVGVNISGRVNSRTGYSYSYFFVEEQPLSVLLEERLGYTVFIENDTRAAAYGEYMNNESYAQQTLLYINASWGLGIGIIIDGKLFYGHSGFSGEYGHFPFNDEEIICRCGKRGCLETVASGSALYRMFLEKLEAGSVSVLSDKFKSGAKITMDDILAAIANEDVLAIEILETVGHNLGKAIAGLINIFNPELIVIGGSLSTAKEYIMLPVRNAVNKYSLMLVNKDTRICLSELGENAGVTGACLLARNKLIGL, encoded by the coding sequence ATGAAACAGTCTTTTCTCAAACTTGCAACCGAAGGCAACAAGAATGCGATACTCAAACAGCACATTATCAGGCATTTCATATTTGAAGGCGATTCGAGCATCGCCGATCTGAGCAAGGCTGTCAATCTGAGCGTTCCGACGGTCACCAAGCTGCTCGGCGAGCTGATCGAAGAGGAGTTCGTCCACAATTTCGGCGAGCAGCAGACCGCCGGGGGCCGGAAGCCGAACATCTACGGGCTGAATCCCTACACGGGGCTGATCATCGGCGCCGACATCAAGAAGGATTCCGTGATCATGGGCGCCATGAATTTCAAGGGCAACCTGATTCACCGGGAGGTGGTCGATTTCAACCTCGAGGGCCCGCAGGCGCTCGACGAGCTTTGCAACGTCATCCTCGGTTTCATCAAGCGCCACAAGATCGACCCGACGAAGATACTCGCCGTGGGCGTGAACATCTCCGGGCGGGTCAACTCCCGGACGGGGTACAGTTACAGCTACTTTTTCGTGGAGGAGCAGCCGCTGTCGGTGCTCCTCGAGGAGCGGCTGGGTTATACGGTCTTCATCGAGAACGACACCCGCGCCGCGGCTTACGGCGAATACATGAACAACGAAAGCTACGCCCAGCAGACACTGCTTTACATCAACGCCAGTTGGGGGCTCGGCATCGGGATCATCATCGACGGCAAGCTCTTCTACGGCCATTCGGGTTTTTCGGGAGAGTACGGCCATTTCCCGTTCAACGACGAGGAGATCATCTGCCGCTGCGGAAAGCGGGGATGTCTGGAGACGGTCGCGTCGGGTTCGGCGCTCTACCGCATGTTCCTCGAGAAACTCGAGGCAGGGAGCGTCTCGGTGCTGTCGGACAAGTTCAAGAGCGGTGCAAAGATCACGATGGACGACATTCTGGCGGCGATCGCCAACGAGGATGTCCTCGCCATCGAGATCCTCGAGACCGTCGGCCACAACTTGGGCAAAGCCATCGCCGGGCTGATCAATATCTTCAATCCCGAGCTGATCGTTATCGGCGGATCGCTCTCCACGGCCAAGGAGTACATCATGCTTCCCGTGCGGAACGCCGTCAACAAATACTCGCTGATGCTGGTGAACAAAGACACCCGCATCTGTCTCTCGGAGTTGGGAGAAAATGCGGGTGTCACGGGTGCCTGCCTGCTGGCACGCAACAAACTTATCGGACTGTAA
- a CDS encoding DUF4434 domain-containing protein — protein MKRITLLLLAALLFTACGRNRPADPSSRLIVPTKNALPITGTFLDEISHDIPHQNWGEKEWDRDFRYMKAIGINTVILIRCGYRKFITYPSEYLLSRGCYMPSVDLVDMYLRLAEKYGMKFYFGLYDSGEYWDTGDMTSEIEANRHVIDEVWKMYGEKYSSFGGWYLSGEISRATKGAIHAFREMGLQCKRVSGGLPVFISPWIDGKKAVMASGGKLTREDAVSVEQHEKEWDEIFAGIAGAVDAVAFQDGHIDYDELDTFFAVNKRLADKYGMQCWTNAESFDRDMPIKFLPIKFDKLRMKLEAAQRAGYDKAITFEFSHFMSPQSAYLQAGHLYDRYKEYFEIK, from the coding sequence ATGAAACGAATTACCCTCCTGCTTCTGGCAGCGCTGCTGTTCACGGCATGCGGACGCAACCGCCCGGCCGACCCGTCGTCCCGGCTGATCGTCCCCACGAAGAACGCCCTTCCGATCACCGGCACCTTCCTCGACGAGATTTCCCACGACATCCCCCACCAGAACTGGGGCGAAAAGGAGTGGGACCGGGATTTCCGCTACATGAAGGCCATCGGCATCAACACCGTCATCCTGATTCGCTGCGGCTACCGCAAATTCATCACCTATCCCTCCGAGTACCTCCTTTCGCGGGGCTGCTACATGCCTTCGGTCGATCTGGTGGACATGTACCTGCGGCTGGCCGAGAAATACGGCATGAAGTTCTACTTCGGGCTCTACGACTCGGGCGAGTACTGGGACACGGGCGACATGACCTCGGAGATCGAGGCCAACCGCCACGTCATCGACGAGGTGTGGAAGATGTACGGCGAGAAATACAGCAGTTTCGGCGGCTGGTACCTGAGCGGCGAGATCTCCCGCGCGACGAAGGGCGCCATCCACGCCTTCCGTGAAATGGGCCTGCAATGCAAGCGTGTTTCGGGCGGCCTGCCGGTCTTCATCTCCCCGTGGATCGACGGCAAGAAGGCCGTCATGGCCTCGGGCGGCAAGCTCACCCGGGAGGATGCCGTTTCGGTCGAACAGCACGAGAAGGAGTGGGACGAGATATTCGCCGGCATCGCCGGGGCCGTCGACGCCGTGGCTTTTCAGGACGGGCATATCGACTACGACGAACTGGACACGTTCTTCGCCGTCAACAAGCGGCTCGCCGACAAATACGGCATGCAGTGCTGGACCAACGCCGAGTCGTTCGACCGCGACATGCCGATCAAGTTCCTGCCGATCAAGTTCGACAAACTGCGGATGAAGCTCGAGGCGGCGCAGCGCGCCGGCTACGACAAGGCGATCACCTTCGAGTTCTCGCACTTCATGTCGCCGCAGTCGGCCTACCTGCAGGCCGGGCACCTCTACGACCGCTACAAGGAATACTTCGAAATCAAGTAA
- a CDS encoding AGE family epimerase/isomerase encodes MNFNSLAALYKAELLENVIPFWLEHSLDRECGGYFTCLGRKGKVYDTDKFIWLQAREVWLFSMLYNKVEPRKEWLDAAIHGAAFLEKHGHDGALNWYFALDRRGAPLVEPYNIFSYTFATMAFGQLNKATGNPRYADIARRTFEIILSKASNPKGKWSKASPGSRSLKGFALPMILCNLAMEIEHLLGEEVLHARMEECVHQVMEVFYRPELGIVVENLTADNQLSDTFEGRSVNPGHAIEAMWFVMDIGRRLKRPELIEQAKNITLRMVEYGWDKTYGGIFYFMDRKGCPPLQLEWDQKLWWVHIETLISLLKGYELTGDRRCLEWFERVHAYTWEHFKDPEYPEWFGYLNRRGEVLLDLKGGKWKGCFHVPRGLYQCWQTLERIDRKTTLINPTPKTETLCKENLL; translated from the coding sequence ATGAATTTCAACTCACTGGCTGCGCTTTACAAGGCGGAACTGCTTGAAAATGTGATACCTTTTTGGCTGGAGCACTCGCTCGACCGGGAGTGCGGAGGCTACTTCACCTGCCTCGGCCGCAAGGGAAAAGTGTACGATACCGACAAATTCATCTGGCTTCAGGCACGCGAGGTCTGGCTCTTTTCGATGCTATATAATAAGGTGGAGCCGCGCAAAGAGTGGCTCGACGCCGCCATCCACGGCGCCGCATTCCTCGAGAAGCACGGTCACGACGGCGCCCTCAACTGGTATTTCGCCCTCGACCGCCGGGGCGCACCGCTGGTGGAGCCCTACAACATCTTCTCCTATACCTTCGCTACCATGGCCTTCGGACAACTGAACAAGGCGACCGGGAATCCCCGCTACGCCGACATTGCCCGGCGGACCTTCGAGATCATTCTCTCCAAGGCTTCCAATCCCAAGGGCAAATGGAGCAAGGCATCGCCCGGCAGCCGGTCGCTCAAGGGCTTCGCGCTGCCGATGATTCTCTGCAATCTGGCCATGGAGATCGAGCACCTGCTGGGCGAAGAGGTTCTTCACGCCCGCATGGAGGAGTGCGTGCATCAGGTGATGGAGGTCTTCTACCGTCCCGAACTGGGCATCGTGGTCGAGAACCTCACCGCCGACAACCAACTTTCGGACACGTTCGAGGGACGCTCGGTCAACCCCGGCCACGCCATCGAAGCGATGTGGTTCGTCATGGACATCGGCCGGCGGCTCAAGCGCCCCGAACTGATCGAACAGGCCAAGAACATCACCCTGCGGATGGTCGAATACGGCTGGGACAAGACCTACGGCGGCATCTTCTATTTCATGGACCGCAAAGGCTGCCCGCCGCTCCAACTGGAGTGGGATCAAAAACTGTGGTGGGTCCACATCGAGACGCTCATCTCGCTGCTCAAGGGCTATGAACTAACCGGCGACCGGCGGTGTCTGGAGTGGTTCGAACGGGTTCACGCCTACACATGGGAACACTTCAAGGACCCGGAATACCCCGAATGGTTCGGCTACCTCAACCGCCGGGGAGAGGTGCTGCTCGACCTCAAGGGCGGCAAATGGAAGGGCTGTTTCCACGTCCCCCGCGGGCTCTACCAATGCTGGCAGACCCTCGAACGGATCGACCGCAAGACAACCTTAATAAACCCAACCCCCAAAACCGAAACCTTATGCAAAGAAAATTTGCTGTAA
- a CDS encoding DUF4855 domain-containing protein, with protein MKLNNPAGISGLMCKLLLLFVLCITACKGEETKGVTPEGPSTDEPAPYGKAYISDLALIYGGGRHRQVVWNEASFEPHVVYTDRNDNKYWLFDSFLLIEFTLGKGNDQTNQIFATGYYGLPARKSEWQELLDYYFTKDVSVDALDKTVGRQIEKIGRPAYKRQVVLTLPEPIVGGAGSNYPTLAKDYWGVVDGRKLDFTNSADRLAACKWYIDKACEMFDAGGYENVELAGFYWVAEEMYHSSGIIEGVAEYLHSKGLRFEWIPYWKGKKDWQGNDPDYYTWKDYGFDQAYLQPNYFFPEESSSKFDPNRLADAVETIRKYDLGYEVEFDEKAIESLGGTKRLRLYEYMKAFKESGVYAKQSLAYYMGENAFCQLSKAALNVDRQTFDDFCMFVFAHQQAYLNERKKTE; from the coding sequence ATGAAACTGAACAACCCTGCCGGCATTTCCGGACTGATGTGCAAACTGCTGTTGCTATTCGTGCTTTGCATCACAGCCTGCAAGGGTGAGGAGACAAAGGGCGTCACTCCCGAAGGACCCTCGACCGACGAGCCTGCTCCCTATGGAAAGGCCTACATTTCCGACTTGGCGCTGATCTACGGCGGCGGCCGTCACCGACAGGTCGTGTGGAACGAGGCGAGCTTCGAGCCGCATGTGGTCTACACCGACCGAAACGACAATAAGTACTGGCTGTTCGATTCGTTCCTGCTGATCGAATTCACGCTGGGAAAGGGCAACGACCAGACGAACCAGATTTTCGCCACGGGGTATTACGGGCTTCCGGCCCGGAAGAGCGAGTGGCAGGAGCTGCTGGACTACTATTTTACGAAGGACGTGAGCGTCGATGCGCTGGACAAGACCGTCGGCAGGCAGATCGAGAAGATCGGACGCCCGGCCTACAAGCGGCAGGTGGTGCTGACGCTTCCCGAGCCGATCGTGGGCGGTGCCGGTTCGAACTATCCGACCCTTGCGAAGGATTATTGGGGCGTGGTGGACGGCCGGAAATTGGACTTCACCAACTCGGCGGACCGGTTGGCGGCCTGCAAATGGTACATTGACAAAGCCTGCGAGATGTTCGATGCGGGCGGTTACGAGAACGTGGAACTGGCGGGCTTCTACTGGGTCGCCGAAGAGATGTACCACTCGTCGGGGATCATCGAGGGCGTGGCCGAATACCTGCATTCGAAGGGGCTGCGGTTCGAGTGGATCCCTTACTGGAAGGGCAAGAAGGATTGGCAGGGCAACGATCCCGACTACTACACATGGAAGGATTACGGGTTCGATCAGGCATACCTCCAGCCGAATTATTTCTTTCCGGAGGAGTCGAGTTCGAAGTTCGATCCCAACCGGCTTGCGGATGCCGTCGAGACCATCCGGAAATACGATCTGGGTTACGAGGTCGAATTCGACGAGAAGGCTATCGAGAGTCTGGGCGGAACCAAGCGTCTGCGGCTGTATGAATACATGAAGGCTTTCAAGGAGAGTGGTGTCTACGCGAAACAGTCGCTGGCCTACTACATGGGCGAGAACGCGTTCTGCCAGCTTTCCAAGGCTGCGCTGAATGTCGATCGCCAGACCTTTGACGACTTCTGCATGTTTGTTTTCGCACATCAGCAGGCTTACCTGAACGAACGGAAAAAAACGGAATAA